Below is a genomic region from Telmatobacter sp. DSM 110680.
ACCAGGCGAAGGAAATGATTGATCGCGATACCTTCGACCTGGTTCTCACTGACGTGATGATGCAAGATGGTGATGGCCTCACCCTGCTTGATTGGGTCCGTACAAAACAACCTGGACTTCCAGTGGTGATGGTTTCGTCGGCATCCGACATTGGCATGGCCATTGATTCCATGCATCGAGGGGCCTGCGACTACCTTTTAAAGCCCTTTGATCACAGGAAGCTGTTCGAGACAATCCGACGTGCCCTCGATCAGCGTCTCGGAATGCTTAAAGCGCGCGAGTATCAGCTTAAGCTGAAGCAGGAACTCCGCATACGTACAGATATGCTTCGTTGGGCTGTAGAAGATCTGCAGCGTACTCACGACCTGATGTTGTTGACGCTAAGCGACGCACTTGATTTGAGAGACTCAGAAACAGAAGGACACTCCAAACGGGTGACGGCATACAGCATCGCTCTGGCCCGCGCCTTGAAGATCTCTCCTCTGGAGATCAAAGTGCTTGCTCAGGGTGCTTTGTTGCACGATGTCGGGAAGATTGCGGTTCCCGACGCCATCCTGCGAAAGCCTGGCAGGTTAAGCATCGAGGAGCAGGATATTATGCGCACGCATTGCGTGCGTGGGCACGAAATGTTGCGTAAGATACCCTTCCTGGCTGATGCGTCGGAAATTGTCCTGGCTCACCACGAGCGTTTTGACGGGACTGGATACCCGCACGGCTTGCGTGGAAGCAAAATCCCGCTTGGGGCGCGCATCTTTGCTGTGGCCGACAGCCTGGATGCGATTACCAGCGACCGTCCTTATCATAAGGCGCGGACGTTCGCCGCAGCACGCGAGGAGATTCAGACCGGTGCTGGTGCGCAGTTTGATCCCGAGGTGGTGGTGGCATTCACGAAGATTGCGTGCGATGTATGGCCCCAGCTTCGCGCAGAGACCATATGCGAAGAAAGAGATCACACTGTACTTCGAGAAATATTGTCGAATCTGCCGGACTTATCCGGACTACAGGATCTAATCGCAATGAGCTTTTCAGATGCGCAAGAACCCGCGATCCACTGAGAGTGGCATCTGACTGGAAGCGCCGGCTAGGTGCGGAATCGCTTCGACGGCTCGTCGGAGTAGATCTGGCCATCGCGAATGTGCACGACACGGTGCGCGTATTCGGCAATGTCAGGCTCATGGGTGACGAGAACAATCGTGTTGCCCTTGGCCTGAAGGGTGTCAAAGAGAGCCATGATCTCGATGCCGGTCTTCGAATCGAGGTTACCGGTAGGCTCGTCAGCAAGGATGATAGATGGGCTGTTTACGAGCGCCCTTGCTACCGCGACACGCTGGCGCTGTCCGCCGGAGAGTTCGTTCGGCTTGTGGTTCATGCGTGACTCGAGGCCGACGCTGATGAGCGACTGCTTGGCGCGCTCGATGCGTTCCGCGGCGGGCGTGCCGTTGTAGATCAGCGGCAGTTCGACGTTGTGTAGCGAACTGGCACGCGAGAGTAGATTGAATGTCTGAAAGACGAATCCAATTTCCTTGTTGCGAATGCGTGCAAGCTCATCGTCATCCAGCTCGCTGACCAACTGGCCGTTGAGCCAGTACTTTCCCTTAGAGGGCGTGTCGAGACAGCCGATGAGATTCATCAGCGTTGACTTGCCGGAGCCGGACGGCCCCATGATCGCAACGTACTCGTTGTGCTTGATGCGCAGGTTAACGCCGCGCAGGGCATGCACCTGCTGTTCGGAGCCCATGTCGTAGGTGCGCCACAGGTCTTCGACAACGATCATGTCGCCGTTCGGTCCAGCGGATTGCTGCATTTCAACCTCGGAGATGACGCTGTTCAGAGCCATGTGAACATTATCCTTTGCTGCCTTTGCGTCCAAGCACTTTGCTAAGAGTCTTTGTACTCGATCCGTTGGACTTCTCGCCGCGTCAAGCCTTTGAGTCTGTTGTGGGAACAGGTGCTGTATCTTTCTTCAAGAGCGCGCCATTTTTGAGAGTGCGCAAGGTCTTGTAGGGGCCAATCACAATCTCCTGACCGTCCTGAAGTCCGCTGAGAACCTCGATATCCGTGGCGCCGGTAATGCCGGTAGTGACGGGAACGAACTTGGCGCGCTGCTTTCCGTGAGCGTCTTTCTCGAGAACGTAGACACCCTGCACCGGCGCGACCTTCGGCGCGGAAGTCGTGGACGCAGCTTCAACGCTTCCGCTATTTGCCGGCGGAGGAGGCGTGTACATCGTGAGCGCCTGAATGGGCAGCGACAGCACGTTTGATTTCTGGGCGGTGGTCACCTTGGCGGTAGTGGAGAGGCCAGGGCGCAGCTCATCGGTCGGCGTGTCAAGGGTGACGACGACCTTGAAGTCCTTGGCTTCTTCAGTTCCTGTAGTGGATTGCGAGGTGGCTACACCTGTAGAGCGGAGCAATGCCTGGTCGCCTACCAGCGTTACATGTCCCTTGAAGCTCTTTCCGGGAATGGCGTCGACGCTGACTTCAGCGGGTTGGCCGATCTTGATGTTGACGATGTCGGTTTCATCTACCTTGACCTCGGCAGTGACTACGCTCATGTCGGCGATAGTCATCAGCGTTGATCCCTCGGCATTCTGAATCCCGACAACCACCGTTTCTCCTTCGCGAACAGGGAGGTTCGTAACAATGCCATCGAACGGAGCGATGGAAACGGTTTTGCTCAAGGCATCTTCATTGAAGCGGAGCTGAGCCACCTGCTGATCAAGATGCCCGCGCGCCGAAGCTGTCTGGGCCTTGGCCTGGTTCAATTGGGCCTCGGCTTGCGATACCGATGCTACATCGGTGTCATAAGCGGCTTTCTTGGCGTCGTAATCCTGCTTGGCCATGATGCCTGCCTTGAGAAGGCTTTGTGCGCGATCCCAATCGAGCTGTTTTTGCTCGAGGTCGGCCTTGGCGTGGGCAACGTTGGCTTCAGCCGTCTTTTCGGCAGCGATGTACGAAGAAATATCGGTCTTAGCGGCAGAGATGGTCGCTTTTTGGGACTGGACGTTGGCCTCGGGCTGCACATTCTCGACGGTGGCGATCACCTGACCCCTCTTAACGTGGTCCCCTTCTTTCACGTAGAGGTGCGTAATGCGGCCGAACGAAGTAGCGCCCACGTTGACATAGGTCTTCGGCTTGATCTGGCCGGTGCCGCTGACGACCGTAGCAAGGTCCTGCTTGTGAATCTTAGCGGTGAGGACCTTGGTGTAACCTGACTGCTGCTTAACAACGAAGACGGCAACAAGAATGATGGCCACAATAACGGCAGAAACGATCAAAAGAATCTTTTTCATGGACGCTGCTCTACTCCCGGATGCTCCGAAGTAATTCTACGCAAAACCCGCTCACTCGGTTCCCAACTAGCCCCGAATTGACAAAATTCGGGATTCTTAACCTTGCGGTTTCATGGGCGTGGGCGGAATGGACTTGTCCCGGAAGATCCCTGAGGGCATCAGGCCAAAATCGCGCACGGCTGCAGAGCTGATTAGAAGAAAGTGCGGGTCTACCTGATTGACGCAAAGGGAGTGGGATTTGTCGCAAAATTACATGTATTTTCCGCCAAAAAGAAGGGGTTTTGAGGTGACCGATTGGTTACCTGTTCGTCCAAAGTGCAGCGACTGTGCCAT
It encodes:
- a CDS encoding efflux RND transporter periplasmic adaptor subunit — translated: MKKILLIVSAVIVAIILVAVFVVKQQSGYTKVLTAKIHKQDLATVVSGTGQIKPKTYVNVGATSFGRITHLYVKEGDHVKRGQVIATVENVQPEANVQSQKATISAAKTDISSYIAAEKTAEANVAHAKADLEQKQLDWDRAQSLLKAGIMAKQDYDAKKAAYDTDVASVSQAEAQLNQAKAQTASARGHLDQQVAQLRFNEDALSKTVSIAPFDGIVTNLPVREGETVVVGIQNAEGSTLMTIADMSVVTAEVKVDETDIVNIKIGQPAEVSVDAIPGKSFKGHVTLVGDQALLRSTGVATSQSTTGTEEAKDFKVVVTLDTPTDELRPGLSTTAKVTTAQKSNVLSLPIQALTMYTPPPPANSGSVEAASTTSAPKVAPVQGVYVLEKDAHGKQRAKFVPVTTGITGATDIEVLSGLQDGQEIVIGPYKTLRTLKNGALLKKDTAPVPTTDSKA
- a CDS encoding ABC transporter ATP-binding protein; the protein is MALNSVISEVEMQQSAGPNGDMIVVEDLWRTYDMGSEQQVHALRGVNLRIKHNEYVAIMGPSGSGKSTLMNLIGCLDTPSKGKYWLNGQLVSELDDDELARIRNKEIGFVFQTFNLLSRASSLHNVELPLIYNGTPAAERIERAKQSLISVGLESRMNHKPNELSGGQRQRVAVARALVNSPSIILADEPTGNLDSKTGIEIMALFDTLQAKGNTIVLVTHEPDIAEYAHRVVHIRDGQIYSDEPSKRFRT
- a CDS encoding HD domain-containing phosphohydrolase; this encodes MNDQQFSDKTIKPTDRSGFRQHVATCDIGFKPGASLESPNSTAPAISQIANTESCESRIPYNQSSILVVDDESPIRLLIGSTLERWGYQVHLASSGNQAKEMIDRDTFDLVLTDVMMQDGDGLTLLDWVRTKQPGLPVVMVSSASDIGMAIDSMHRGACDYLLKPFDHRKLFETIRRALDQRLGMLKAREYQLKLKQELRIRTDMLRWAVEDLQRTHDLMLLTLSDALDLRDSETEGHSKRVTAYSIALARALKISPLEIKVLAQGALLHDVGKIAVPDAILRKPGRLSIEEQDIMRTHCVRGHEMLRKIPFLADASEIVLAHHERFDGTGYPHGLRGSKIPLGARIFAVADSLDAITSDRPYHKARTFAAAREEIQTGAGAQFDPEVVVAFTKIACDVWPQLRAETICEERDHTVLREILSNLPDLSGLQDLIAMSFSDAQEPAIH